In Asanoa sp. WMMD1127, one genomic interval encodes:
- the alc gene encoding allantoicase, with translation MTPAWLSLPDLASRRLGGGVVGANDELFAAADNLVTPEPPGFTPRTFGPKGQVYDGWETRRRRSPGEDWAIVRLGASGVVHGLVVDTSFFTGNFPPAASVHGCRLDGHPALEELESADWFPLLPRSPLAGDTANAFDVGSDALVTHVRLVIHPDGGVARLRVHGEVVPDPVRFPDGWLDLAAVDNGGRVTACSDLFYGAPGQLIEPGLAHTMGEGWETRRRRDTGNDWVVVRLAAPGRIRLAELDTSHFKGNAPGAAALHGVDDRTADPADGTAWRELLPRTPLRPDTRHRFPVVGDPVTHVRLDIYPDGGMARLRLHGHLDDGVLDTLRAAWRSAGVHGGN, from the coding sequence GTGACCCCGGCCTGGTTGTCGTTGCCGGACCTGGCGTCGCGGCGCCTCGGCGGCGGCGTGGTCGGCGCCAACGACGAGCTGTTCGCGGCCGCCGACAACCTGGTCACGCCGGAGCCGCCGGGGTTCACGCCGCGCACGTTCGGCCCCAAAGGCCAGGTGTACGACGGTTGGGAGACCCGCCGCCGCCGCTCACCGGGCGAGGACTGGGCCATCGTCCGGCTGGGCGCGTCCGGCGTGGTCCACGGCCTGGTGGTCGACACGTCGTTCTTCACGGGCAACTTCCCGCCCGCGGCGTCGGTGCACGGCTGCCGCCTGGACGGCCACCCGGCACTGGAGGAGCTGGAGTCGGCGGACTGGTTCCCGCTGTTGCCCCGCTCGCCCCTGGCCGGCGACACGGCGAACGCGTTCGACGTGGGCTCCGACGCGCTGGTCACCCACGTCCGCCTGGTGATCCACCCCGACGGGGGAGTGGCCCGGCTGCGGGTGCACGGCGAGGTGGTGCCCGACCCGGTCCGCTTCCCGGACGGCTGGCTCGACCTGGCCGCGGTCGACAACGGCGGCCGGGTGACCGCCTGCAGCGACCTGTTCTACGGCGCGCCGGGCCAACTGATCGAGCCCGGCCTGGCCCACACGATGGGCGAGGGCTGGGAAACCCGCCGGCGCCGCGACACGGGCAACGACTGGGTCGTGGTGCGCCTGGCGGCCCCGGGTCGGATCCGCCTGGCCGAGTTGGACACGAGCCACTTCAAGGGAAACGCCCCTGGTGCCGCGGCCTTGCACGGCGTCGACGACCGTACGGCCGACCCGGCCGACGGGACCGCCTGGCGCGAGCTCCTCCCACGCACCCCGCTGCGCCCGGACACCCGCCACCGCTTCCCCGTGGTCGGCGACCCGGTCACCCACGTCCGCCTGGACATCTACCCGGACGGCGGCATGGCCCGCCTCCGCCTCCACGGCCACCTCGACGACGGCGTCCTCGACACCCTGCGCGCCGCGTGGCGCTCGGCGGGCGTTCATGGCGGAAACTGA
- a CDS encoding cell division protein SepF, protein MLKTLRPRSYADVIHVGHLFCHDVTVVMDLTELADPDPTPLVDFAAGLIVARDGEMEKVAPNVFLLKPRRPR, encoded by the coding sequence ATGCTCAAGACGCTCCGGCCGCGTAGCTATGCCGACGTCATCCACGTCGGCCACCTGTTCTGCCACGACGTCACGGTCGTGATGGACCTGACCGAGCTCGCCGATCCTGACCCGACGCCGCTCGTCGACTTCGCCGCGGGGTTGATCGTCGCCCGCGACGGCGAGATGGAGAAGGTGGCGCCCAACGTGTTCCTGCTCAAGCCCCGCCGACCGCGGTAA
- a CDS encoding polysaccharide deacetylase family protein, translated as MSINPSRVLGALLALCTVSACAATASHAHSLVSTTRGPDQPSSTAAPAPSPTPKPKPKSLEWYVAQVPEFAPAPPARLTTPLPTDAPPFWLRVPTDQKVAFITIDDGGLARPADVPAFIREAHIPVTLFLNSPAAEEHTDYFTAIEAAGGVVENHTIHHESLRGRSYEFQRREICGSADKLEHLFGERPTLFRPPFGDHDATTIRAARDCGAKALFYWTETVNEGYVRYQTPDKVVRPGDVLLMHFRPALMADLLGALKAIHKAGLTPALLEDYVR; from the coding sequence GTGTCGATCAACCCTTCGCGCGTACTCGGCGCGCTTCTGGCACTGTGCACGGTCAGCGCCTGCGCCGCGACGGCGAGCCACGCGCACTCGCTCGTCTCGACGACGCGCGGGCCCGACCAGCCCAGCAGCACCGCGGCGCCGGCCCCCAGCCCGACGCCGAAGCCCAAACCCAAGAGCCTCGAGTGGTACGTGGCCCAGGTCCCGGAGTTCGCCCCCGCCCCGCCGGCGCGGCTGACGACGCCGCTGCCGACCGACGCGCCGCCGTTCTGGCTCCGGGTGCCGACCGACCAGAAGGTCGCCTTCATCACGATCGACGACGGCGGTCTCGCCCGCCCGGCCGACGTGCCGGCCTTCATCCGCGAGGCGCACATCCCGGTCACGCTGTTCCTCAACTCCCCGGCCGCGGAGGAGCACACCGACTACTTCACGGCGATCGAGGCGGCCGGCGGGGTCGTGGAGAACCACACGATCCACCACGAGTCGCTGCGCGGCCGCTCCTACGAGTTCCAGCGCCGGGAGATCTGCGGTTCCGCCGACAAGCTGGAGCACCTGTTCGGCGAGCGGCCGACCCTGTTCCGCCCGCCGTTCGGCGACCACGACGCCACCACGATCAGGGCGGCCAGGGACTGCGGCGCGAAGGCGCTGTTCTACTGGACCGAGACCGTCAACGAGGGTTACGTCCGCTACCAGACTCCTGACAAGGTGGTGCGGCCCGGCGACGTGCTGCTGATGCACTTCCGCCCCGCGCTGATGGCCGACCTGCTCGGCGCGCTCAAGGCGATCCACAAAGCCGGCCTCACCCCGGCTCTGCTGGAGGACTATGTGCGGTAA
- a CDS encoding glycoside hydrolase family 6 protein: MHRRSVAGAALAGAAAVAVALTALVAPGRAEAADSAFYVDPDTNAAQWVAANPSDSKAPVIRDRIATVPQARWFTTTNTAAVRGQVAAFVGAAAAAGKIPIMVVYNIPNRDCGGASSGGAPSHAAYRAWVDEVAAGLAGRPAAIVLEPDVLPLMTNCQSAAQQAETRASMAYAGKRLKAGSAQAKVYYDVGHSAWLSPSEAASRAVAADIVNSADGISVNVSNYRANSEAVPYAKAVLSAIGASQLKAVIDTSRNGNGPLGSEWCDPAGRAIGVPSTTETGDPAIAAYLWVKLPGEADGCIAAAGQFVPQRAYDLAIAAGPYNPPTSNPPTSNPPTSNPPTPTAEPTSPPAGTCTVRLRTNSWPGGFTAEVTVTNNGAALSGWTLTATLRGDTRLTQGWSATWTQSGTQLTARPAAWNGNLPTGGSISLGFQGTYTGTFQPPTDWRLGPTPCAVI; this comes from the coding sequence ATGCACCGCAGATCCGTCGCCGGCGCGGCACTGGCCGGCGCGGCCGCCGTCGCCGTCGCCCTGACCGCGCTGGTCGCACCCGGCCGCGCCGAAGCGGCCGACTCGGCGTTCTATGTCGACCCCGACACCAACGCCGCCCAATGGGTCGCCGCCAACCCCTCCGACAGCAAGGCGCCCGTGATCCGGGACCGGATCGCCACGGTGCCGCAGGCCCGCTGGTTCACCACCACCAACACGGCCGCCGTGCGCGGCCAGGTCGCCGCGTTCGTCGGCGCGGCCGCGGCCGCCGGCAAGATCCCGATCATGGTCGTCTACAACATCCCCAACCGGGACTGCGGCGGGGCGAGCTCCGGCGGCGCGCCGTCGCACGCGGCCTACCGCGCCTGGGTCGACGAGGTGGCCGCCGGGCTGGCCGGCCGACCCGCGGCCATCGTCCTGGAGCCTGACGTGCTCCCGCTGATGACCAACTGCCAGAGCGCGGCCCAGCAGGCCGAGACCAGAGCCTCGATGGCGTACGCGGGCAAGCGCCTCAAGGCCGGTTCGGCGCAGGCCAAGGTCTACTACGACGTCGGGCACTCGGCGTGGCTGTCGCCGAGCGAGGCGGCCTCCCGGGCGGTCGCGGCCGACATCGTCAACAGCGCCGACGGCATCTCGGTCAACGTCTCCAACTACCGGGCCAACAGCGAGGCGGTGCCGTACGCCAAGGCGGTCCTGTCGGCGATCGGCGCCTCCCAGCTCAAGGCCGTGATCGACACGAGCCGCAACGGCAACGGCCCGCTCGGCTCCGAGTGGTGCGACCCGGCCGGCCGGGCGATCGGCGTGCCCAGCACGACCGAGACCGGCGATCCGGCCATCGCGGCGTACCTCTGGGTCAAGCTGCCTGGCGAAGCCGACGGCTGCATCGCCGCCGCCGGCCAGTTCGTCCCGCAGCGGGCGTACGACCTGGCCATCGCGGCCGGCCCTTACAACCCGCCGACCTCCAACCCGCCGACCTCCAACCCGCCCACGTCGAACCCGCCGACGCCGACCGCCGAGCCCACGTCGCCGCCCGCCGGCACGTGCACCGTTCGCCTGCGGACCAACTCGTGGCCGGGTGGCTTCACCGCCGAGGTGACCGTGACCAACAACGGCGCCGCGCTGTCCGGCTGGACCCTGACCGCGACGCTGCGCGGCGACACCCGGCTGACCCAGGGCTGGAGCGCCACGTGGACGCAGTCGGGCACCCAGCTCACCGCCCGACCGGCGGCGTGGAACGGCAACCTGCCCACCGGCGGCTCGATCTCGCTCGGCTTCCAGGGCACCTACACCGGGACCTTCCAACCGCCGACGGACTGGCGGCTGGGTCCCACACCGTGCGCCGTGATTTGA
- a CDS encoding general stress protein, which produces MTTPSTPAGNIPPGPGGVPAAPAGSGAPVPGGGLGGGVFGGGPVIDQGVNRPTVTVATYTDYAAAQAAVDYLSDNQFPVEHSAIVGSNLRLVENVLGRLTTGRAALAGAASGAWFGLFIGLLFGIFSDANWFAVVFSALAIGAFWGALFGAIAHGMTRGQRDFTSRSSLQATEYAVMVDAEHAESARQLLTRMNWRSSGAS; this is translated from the coding sequence ATGACCACACCCTCGACGCCGGCCGGCAACATCCCGCCCGGCCCGGGCGGCGTACCCGCAGCACCTGCCGGCTCCGGCGCACCGGTCCCGGGCGGCGGCCTCGGCGGTGGCGTCTTCGGTGGCGGTCCGGTCATCGACCAGGGCGTCAACCGCCCCACGGTGACCGTCGCGACCTACACCGACTACGCCGCCGCCCAGGCGGCCGTCGACTACCTTTCCGACAACCAGTTCCCGGTCGAGCACTCCGCCATCGTGGGCAGCAACCTGCGCCTGGTGGAAAATGTGCTCGGCCGGCTCACCACCGGCCGGGCGGCTCTGGCCGGCGCGGCCAGCGGCGCCTGGTTCGGCCTGTTCATCGGCCTCCTGTTCGGCATCTTCTCCGACGCCAACTGGTTCGCCGTGGTGTTCTCCGCCCTGGCGATCGGCGCCTTCTGGGGCGCCCTGTTCGGCGCCATCGCCCACGGCATGACCCGCGGCCAGCGCGACTTCACGTCGCGCAGCTCACTGCAGGCCACCGAATACGCGGTGATGGTCGACGCCGAGCACGCCGAGTCGGCCCGACAGCTGCTGACCCGGATGAACTGGCGGTCCAGCGGCGCGAGCTGA
- a CDS encoding exonuclease, translated as MSDSSWVYVVTDVELDGPWPGANSMRSFASVAVSLDGTEHGRFEAVLEPLPGTAPNEHTLAFFETVPQAWAAATENPEPVTAVLNRWTTWLQALPGRRVFAAAPLSLDGPWIDYYLRRFTRYGLHPGHAETDPLFHGAGVCITSYAAAVTGRPPVDLAILDLPPDWFGQVAHTHHAIDDALGYANLLVTLAGRAAQRTCDSA; from the coding sequence ATGTCGGATTCGTCGTGGGTCTATGTCGTCACCGATGTCGAGCTCGACGGGCCGTGGCCCGGAGCCAACTCGATGCGGTCCTTCGCCTCGGTCGCGGTGTCGCTCGACGGCACCGAACACGGCCGCTTCGAGGCCGTCCTCGAACCACTGCCCGGCACGGCGCCCAACGAGCACACGCTCGCGTTCTTCGAAACGGTCCCGCAGGCCTGGGCCGCGGCCACCGAGAACCCGGAACCGGTCACCGCCGTGCTCAACCGCTGGACCACCTGGCTGCAGGCACTGCCCGGCCGCCGCGTCTTCGCGGCCGCGCCGCTGTCCCTGGACGGGCCATGGATCGACTACTACCTGCGGCGGTTCACCCGCTACGGCCTCCACCCAGGACACGCCGAGACCGACCCCCTCTTCCACGGCGCCGGGGTGTGCATCACCAGCTACGCCGCCGCCGTCACCGGCCGGCCGCCAGTCGACCTCGCGATCCTCGACCTCCCGCCCGACTGGTTCGGCCAGGTCGCACACACCCACCACGCCATCGACGACGCCCTCGGCTACGCCAACCTCCTCGTCACCCTCGCCGGCCGAGCGGCCCAGCGGACCTGCGACTCGGCCTGA
- a CDS encoding metallophosphoesterase: MLVVIMSDTHLPKRAKDLPAPLWMMVDEADVVVHAGDWVEVDLLDQLEARSRRLVAVYGNNDGPALRARLPEVARADLNGVRFAVIHETGQATGREARCAARFPDTDVLVFGHSHIPWDTTAPNGLRLLNPGSPTDRRRQPHHTFMTAEITAGALTTVALHRL, from the coding sequence GTGCTGGTCGTCATCATGTCGGACACCCACCTGCCCAAGCGGGCCAAGGACCTCCCCGCTCCACTATGGATGATGGTGGACGAGGCCGACGTCGTGGTGCACGCCGGCGACTGGGTCGAGGTCGACCTGCTCGACCAGCTCGAGGCCCGATCGCGCCGGCTGGTCGCGGTCTACGGAAACAACGACGGCCCGGCGCTGCGCGCCCGACTGCCGGAGGTGGCCCGGGCTGACCTTAACGGGGTGCGGTTCGCGGTGATCCACGAAACGGGCCAGGCGACGGGCCGCGAGGCCCGCTGTGCGGCCCGCTTCCCGGACACGGACGTGCTGGTCTTCGGCCACTCCCACATCCCCTGGGACACGACGGCGCCGAACGGTCTGCGCCTGCTGAACCCGGGCTCACCCACCGACCGCCGCCGCCAGCCCCACCACACCTTCATGACGGCGGAGATCACCGCCGGAGCCCTCACCACGGTCGCCCTCCACCGCCTCTGA
- a CDS encoding aminoglycoside phosphotransferase family protein codes for MTSSRLARLVLVDAHGTPLGVLPPYPVPVPWWQESADVVDGARVHFGLDVTILRILSADRPKMPGGTVTYLAECATATAPAGAGPLADAGIDPRTVTDPQPHRRAYAEPGGPERSLAWARAQLGRPDATAHQHRTWNLSAIWRLDAGAERAWLKQVPPFFRHEAAVLRWLEHAAPGRAPRLLAAGDEGRLLLAHVPGEDWYEADVAGRHRVGVIAHGIQRAARGDLDALVAAGVPDRRGRRLAEWIRATLAPHTPSVDEVLPDLDERIAAAAGLPDTLVHGDLHPGNTRVTPGGDAVVIDWGDSFAGNPVFDILRLSETVDGEGLRAAWAARWREAVPGCDPEGAIEALRPVAALRSAAVYAEFLANIEPAEHPYHAADVPRCLQEAREAAGRPTVGA; via the coding sequence GTGACCAGCAGCCGCCTCGCCCGCCTCGTGCTCGTCGACGCCCACGGCACCCCGCTCGGCGTGCTGCCTCCTTATCCCGTGCCCGTGCCCTGGTGGCAGGAGTCCGCCGATGTCGTCGACGGCGCGCGGGTCCACTTCGGGCTCGACGTCACGATCCTGCGCATCCTCTCCGCCGACCGGCCGAAGATGCCCGGCGGCACGGTCACCTACCTGGCCGAGTGCGCCACCGCCACCGCCCCCGCGGGCGCCGGGCCGCTGGCCGACGCCGGCATCGACCCCCGCACGGTGACGGACCCACAACCCCACCGCCGGGCGTACGCGGAACCGGGCGGTCCCGAACGCAGCCTCGCCTGGGCCCGGGCCCAACTCGGCCGCCCCGACGCCACCGCCCACCAGCACCGCACCTGGAACCTGTCGGCGATCTGGCGCCTCGACGCCGGCGCCGAGCGGGCGTGGCTCAAGCAGGTGCCGCCGTTCTTTCGCCACGAGGCGGCCGTGCTGCGTTGGCTGGAGCACGCCGCGCCGGGCCGGGCACCCCGGCTGCTCGCCGCCGGTGACGAGGGCCGCCTGCTGCTGGCGCACGTGCCCGGCGAGGACTGGTACGAGGCCGACGTCGCGGGCCGCCACCGGGTCGGGGTGATCGCCCACGGCATCCAGCGCGCCGCCCGGGGCGACCTGGACGCGCTCGTCGCCGCCGGCGTCCCCGACCGGCGCGGCCGCCGCCTGGCAGAGTGGATCCGCGCGACCCTGGCCCCGCACACCCCGAGCGTCGACGAGGTCCTGCCCGATCTCGACGAGCGCATCGCCGCGGCCGCCGGCCTGCCGGACACGCTCGTGCACGGCGACCTGCACCCGGGCAACACCCGCGTCACGCCCGGGGGCGACGCCGTGGTGATCGACTGGGGCGACTCGTTCGCCGGCAACCCGGTCTTCGACATCCTGCGGCTGAGCGAGACCGTCGACGGCGAGGGCCTGCGGGCGGCCTGGGCGGCGCGCTGGCGTGAGGCCGTGCCCGGTTGCGACCCCGAGGGGGCGATCGAGGCGCTGCGCCCGGTCGCCGCGCTGCGGTCGGCCGCGGTCTACGCCGAGTTCCTGGCCAACATCGAGCCGGCCGAGCACCCGTACCACGCCGCCGACGTGCCCCGGTGTCTCCAAGAAGCGCGTGAAGCGGCGGGGCGGCCTACCGTAGGTGCATGA
- a CDS encoding methyltransferase domain-containing protein — protein MTDAPALRARLVDVLRADGGLTRADLIHAFATVPREVFLADGFHDREQGFLRPDDDGFLDAAYRNDALVTKLDDGRPVSSSSQPSLMALMIEELGVAAGMRVLEIGAGTGYNAALMAAVGADVTSVDVQPDVAARAAAALTAAGVGNARVRVGDGYLGAPEGAPYDRVIVTVGITGVSPHWLAQLRPGGLMVAPIAHAGNNPVLRVWTEPGDGRARPDWPARDDVWADGVCGAGFMAAAGPLGASYPWAHPAPVRADGPIVPTVRVPPRWRQPVDGLRYHDLWFAVGAWDRRATSAPFDGGTGCVLLDETRGGGAAIQADGAILAAGAHAESYAGDAGILLDRWVDLGTPGIERWRAAMVLSGEPEAPIYVPREWALVV, from the coding sequence ATGACCGACGCGCCCGCCCTCCGCGCCCGTCTGGTCGACGTGCTGCGCGCGGACGGCGGGCTCACCCGGGCCGACCTGATCCACGCCTTCGCGACCGTGCCGCGGGAGGTGTTCCTCGCCGACGGCTTCCACGACCGGGAGCAGGGCTTCCTGCGGCCGGATGACGACGGCTTCCTCGACGCCGCCTACCGCAACGACGCGCTCGTGACCAAGCTCGACGACGGCCGACCGGTCAGCTCGTCGAGCCAGCCGTCGCTGATGGCGTTGATGATCGAGGAGCTGGGCGTCGCGGCCGGCATGCGGGTGCTGGAGATCGGGGCGGGCACCGGCTACAACGCCGCGCTGATGGCGGCCGTCGGGGCCGACGTGACCAGCGTCGACGTGCAGCCCGACGTGGCCGCGCGGGCGGCCGCCGCGCTGACGGCGGCCGGCGTCGGCAACGCGCGGGTGCGGGTCGGCGACGGTTACCTCGGTGCTCCCGAGGGCGCGCCGTACGACCGGGTGATCGTCACCGTCGGCATCACCGGCGTGTCGCCGCACTGGCTGGCCCAGCTCCGTCCCGGCGGCCTGATGGTCGCGCCGATCGCGCACGCCGGCAACAACCCGGTCCTGCGCGTGTGGACCGAGCCGGGCGACGGCCGGGCCCGGCCCGACTGGCCTGCCCGCGACGACGTGTGGGCCGACGGTGTCTGTGGTGCCGGGTTCATGGCGGCGGCGGGCCCGCTCGGGGCGAGCTACCCGTGGGCCCATCCGGCGCCCGTGCGGGCCGACGGCCCGATCGTCCCCACGGTGCGGGTGCCGCCGCGGTGGCGGCAGCCGGTCGACGGCCTGCGCTACCACGACCTGTGGTTCGCCGTCGGCGCCTGGGACCGGCGGGCGACCAGCGCGCCGTTCGACGGCGGCACCGGCTGCGTGCTGCTCGACGAGACCCGGGGCGGTGGCGCGGCGATCCAGGCAGACGGGGCCATCCTGGCTGCCGGCGCGCACGCCGAGTCGTACGCGGGGGACGCCGGCATCCTGCTCGACCGCTGGGTCGACCTCGGCACCCCCGGCATCGAGCGGTGGCGGGCCGCGATGGTGCTCTCCGGCGAGCCCGAGGCGCCGATCTACGTGCCGCGCGAGTGGGCCCTGGTCGTCTAG
- a CDS encoding phospholipase D-like domain-containing protein, translating into MPIEDWFLSRTERGNPSSDLPAWSEGNLCEPLIHGATYFADLVRSVDSLGKGDHLLFTDWRGDPDERLLPEGPTVAELFSRAAERGVVVKGLVWRSHLDKLQYSEEENRHLGEAVEGAGGEVLLDQRVRRGGSHHQKLVVVRRPEHPEDDVAYAGGIDLCHSRRDDENHLGDPQPVTMAKAYGQRPPWHDVQLKLHGPVVDLLDRVFRERWEDPMPLDVENPAAYVRDKLNHADLSADPLPPRPAAAAPAGPHAVQVLRTYPAIRPPYPFAPDGERTVARGYRKAIKRARRLIYLEDQYLWSTEVAALFAAALKANPDLHLVAVVPRHPDIDGRLALPPNQVGRELALRLCREAAHDRVHVFDVENHQGTPVYVHAKVCVVDDVWASVGSDNFNRRSWTHDSELSCAVLDETRDERAPRDPGGLGDGARVYARDLRLRLMGEHLDRTDTDALVDPAEAVAAMVESASALEEWHRGGRSGPRPPGRLRPHAPERLPRLTRLWAVPVYRLVYDPDGRPLRHRLRGAF; encoded by the coding sequence ATGCCGATCGAGGACTGGTTTCTCAGCCGGACAGAACGGGGCAATCCCTCGTCAGACCTGCCCGCCTGGAGCGAGGGCAACCTCTGCGAGCCGCTGATCCACGGCGCGACGTACTTCGCCGACCTGGTGCGTTCGGTCGACAGCCTGGGCAAGGGCGACCACCTGCTGTTCACCGACTGGCGGGGCGACCCCGACGAGCGCCTCCTGCCCGAGGGCCCGACGGTGGCCGAGCTGTTCTCCCGGGCCGCCGAGCGCGGCGTGGTGGTCAAGGGGCTGGTGTGGCGGTCCCACCTCGACAAGCTCCAGTACAGCGAGGAGGAGAACCGCCACCTGGGCGAGGCGGTCGAGGGCGCCGGCGGTGAGGTGCTGCTCGACCAGCGCGTCCGCCGGGGCGGCTCGCACCACCAGAAGCTCGTCGTGGTCCGCCGCCCGGAGCACCCCGAGGACGACGTCGCGTACGCCGGGGGCATCGACCTGTGCCACAGCCGCCGCGACGACGAGAACCACCTCGGCGACCCGCAGCCGGTGACCATGGCCAAGGCGTACGGGCAGCGCCCGCCCTGGCACGACGTCCAGCTCAAGCTGCACGGCCCCGTCGTCGACCTGCTCGACCGGGTGTTCCGGGAGCGCTGGGAGGACCCGATGCCGCTGGACGTCGAGAACCCGGCCGCTTACGTGCGCGACAAGCTCAACCACGCCGACCTCTCCGCGGACCCGCTGCCGCCCCGCCCGGCCGCGGCCGCCCCCGCCGGCCCGCACGCCGTGCAGGTGCTGCGCACCTATCCCGCGATCCGGCCCCCGTACCCCTTCGCCCCCGACGGCGAGCGCACCGTGGCCCGCGGCTACCGCAAGGCGATCAAGCGGGCCCGGCGGTTGATCTACCTGGAGGACCAGTACCTCTGGTCGACCGAGGTGGCCGCCCTGTTCGCCGCCGCGCTGAAGGCCAACCCCGACCTGCACCTGGTCGCGGTCGTGCCCCGGCACCCCGACATCGACGGCCGGCTGGCGCTGCCGCCCAACCAGGTGGGCCGTGAGCTCGCCCTGCGGCTGTGCCGGGAGGCGGCACACGACCGGGTGCACGTCTTCGACGTGGAGAACCATCAGGGGACACCGGTGTACGTACACGCGAAGGTCTGTGTCGTCGACGACGTCTGGGCCAGCGTGGGTTCCGACAACTTCAACCGTCGTTCGTGGACACACGACAGCGAGCTGTCCTGCGCGGTGCTCGACGAGACCCGCGACGAGCGTGCGCCGCGCGACCCCGGCGGCCTCGGTGACGGCGCCCGGGTCTACGCCCGGGACCTCCGGCTGCGGTTGATGGGCGAGCACCTCGACCGCACCGACACCGACGCGCTGGTCGATCCGGCCGAGGCCGTCGCGGCCATGGTCGAGTCGGCCTCCGCGCTGGAGGAATGGCACCGGGGCGGGCGGAGCGGCCCGCGCCCACCCGGCCGGCTGCGGCCGCACGCGCCCGAGCGGCTGCCCCGGCTCACCCGGCTCTGGGCGGTGCCGGTCTACCGCCTGGTCTACGACCCGGACGGCCGCCCGCTCCGCCACCGCCTCCGGGGCGCCTTCTAG
- a CDS encoding pirin family protein, with the protein MPAVTVEDVLVLPRLPRLDPATTAFRPVRSLTTAPSGYEGEGFPVRRAFAGVPLTDLDPFIHLDQMGEVDYAPGEPKGTPWHPHRGFETVTYIIDGIFDHQDSNGGGGTITNGDTQWMTAGSGLLHIEAPPEHLVMSGGLFHGLQLWVNLPRVKKMSAPRYQDIRGKESALLTTPDGGALVRVIAGEIAGHAGPGTTHTPITIAHLTVQPGAEVDLPWRPDFNALVYVLGGRGTVGVDKRPMHTGQLAVHGKGDALRITADLQQDAHTPALDLYIMGGEPIREPVAHYGPFVMNTRAELVKAFEDYQAGRLGVIPAGRVPHSAGEGDRP; encoded by the coding sequence ATGCCCGCCGTCACCGTCGAGGATGTCCTCGTCCTGCCCCGCCTGCCCCGTCTCGACCCCGCCACCACCGCGTTCCGGCCGGTCCGGTCGCTGACCACCGCGCCGAGCGGCTACGAGGGCGAGGGCTTCCCGGTGCGCCGCGCGTTCGCGGGCGTGCCGCTGACCGACCTCGACCCGTTCATCCACCTCGACCAGATGGGCGAGGTCGACTACGCGCCGGGCGAGCCCAAGGGCACGCCGTGGCACCCGCACCGGGGCTTCGAGACCGTGACGTACATCATCGACGGGATCTTCGACCACCAGGACTCCAACGGCGGCGGCGGCACGATCACCAACGGCGACACCCAGTGGATGACCGCCGGGTCGGGCCTGCTGCACATCGAGGCGCCGCCGGAGCACCTGGTGATGAGCGGCGGCCTGTTCCACGGGCTGCAGCTCTGGGTCAACCTGCCGCGGGTCAAGAAGATGAGCGCGCCGCGCTACCAGGACATCCGTGGCAAGGAGTCTGCGCTGCTGACGACGCCCGACGGTGGCGCGCTGGTTCGCGTGATCGCGGGTGAGATCGCGGGCCACGCCGGCCCCGGCACCACCCACACGCCGATCACCATCGCGCACCTGACCGTGCAGCCCGGCGCCGAGGTCGACCTGCCCTGGCGGCCGGACTTCAACGCGCTGGTCTACGTGCTCGGCGGGCGTGGCACCGTCGGCGTCGACAAGCGCCCGATGCACACCGGCCAGCTCGCCGTGCACGGCAAGGGCGACGCGCTGCGGATCACCGCCGACCTCCAGCAGGACGCGCACACGCCGGCCCTCGACCTCTACATCATGGGCGGCGAGCCGATCCGCGAGCCGGTCGCGCACTACGGCCCGTTCGTCATGAACACCCGGGCCGAGCTGGTCAAGGCGTTCGAGGACTACCAGGCCGGCCGGCTCGGCGTCATTCCGGCGGGCCGGGTGCCGCACTCGGCGGGCGAGGGCGACCGCCCGTAG
- a CDS encoding MarR family transcriptional regulator has product MVSELNPAEMAAWRAVIESSQRLLTALDDDLRDTSELNFADYHVLVLLSEAPRRRLRMGELASRLIFSPSRLTYHVGTMEKRGLVSRQPCPDDGRGSEAVLTDAGLSALREAAPHHLHAVRRLFVDDLDEADLAALTKVFTRLGERLTAARAESR; this is encoded by the coding sequence ATGGTGAGCGAGCTGAACCCGGCAGAGATGGCCGCCTGGCGGGCGGTGATCGAGTCCAGCCAGCGACTGCTCACCGCGCTCGACGACGACCTGCGGGACACGAGCGAGCTCAACTTCGCCGACTACCACGTGCTGGTGCTGCTATCAGAGGCGCCGCGGCGGCGGCTGCGGATGGGTGAGCTCGCCAGCAGGCTGATCTTCTCGCCGAGCCGGCTGACCTACCACGTCGGCACGATGGAGAAGCGTGGCCTCGTCAGCCGGCAGCCCTGCCCGGACGACGGGCGGGGCAGCGAAGCGGTGCTCACCGACGCCGGGCTGAGCGCGTTGCGCGAAGCGGCGCCACATCACCTGCACGCCGTACGCCGGTTGTTCGTCGACGATCTCGACGAGGCCGACCTCGCCGCGCTCACCAAGGTCTTCACCCGTCTCGGAGAGCGGTTGACCGCCGCCCGAGCAGAGTCACGCTAG